Proteins encoded within one genomic window of Natator depressus isolate rNatDep1 chromosome 1, rNatDep2.hap1, whole genome shotgun sequence:
- the BACH1 gene encoding transcription regulator protein BACH1: protein MPLSEKNSVVFAYESSVHSTNVLLRLNDQRKQDFLCDVTILVEDQRFRAHRSVLAACSSYLLSRIVGQLDADLLITLPEEVTLKGFAPLLQFAYTAKLILNKDNVSEVCKCAKFLGVHNIEESCFQFLKFKFLDCKADQQECPRKKCCTSRCEKANVNVALVDDGGLEIDDEVEELLETEYTATPNSKLSKGEENAKVSPHLQDNTNQTCDPAYLEKDNVSGLFPLCPKYRKFQKAFGSDKVHTAEIGSSIKDDQVTSATSIHQSESFNDAIRKAQECTAVQLVSQCEETQVEMEEGEKEEELKRESVSQSISYPMEKTDVASFPQNFSVAPHELYSAPFLNTYEQYSNLNFSSMQNTVVAEKTVTGTVVRNDKPVSENQDDSLLKSDLCTREDISITSTSDRSSVEREVAEHLAKGFWSDIYNTETACQMRLSPATAKECSEPVYSGKKSECPWLGISLSESPEPCSQRTFTTLNSVNCPFISNLGTEVCSNSPEINSGDYIQEPQQEQCPYTCVISLGEDSETDTEGDSESCSAREQECEVKLPFNSQRIISLSRNDFQSFLKMHKLTPEQLDCIHDIRRRSKNRIAAQRCRKRKLDCIQNLESEIEKLQNEKASLLKERDHILSTLGETKQNLTGLCQQVCKEAALSREQIQILAKYSTLDCPLSLLISERERTALDGKPVIPLCIELPSGLSGAVSASEQSSCYPCVRGTSDTAYNQVQELCPISMKTSEKTLLVEQCGQGGGITDFCQQMTDKCTTDE, encoded by the exons ATGCCTTTAAGCGAGAAGAATAGTGTGGTTTTTGCATATGAGTCTTCGGTACACAGTACCAATGTTCTACTCCGTCTCAATGATCAGAGAAAGCAAGATTTTCTTTGTGATGTTACTATTCTAGTGGAAGATCAACGATTTCGGGCTCATCGGTCTGTGCTTGCAGCTTGCAGCAGCTATCTTCTTTCAAGAATTGTGGGACAGTTGGATGCTGATCTTCTCATCACTTTACCAGAAGAG gtgACACTTAAAGGATTTGCTCCTTTGCTTCAGTTTGCATATACTGCCaaacttattttaaataaagacaaTGTGTCTGAAGTTTGCAAGTGTGCAAAATTTTTGGGAGTACATAACATTGAAGAATCTTGCTTCCAGTTTCTCAAATTCAAGTTTTTGGACTGTAAAGCAGACCAGCAGGAATGCCCTAGAAAGAAATGTTGTACCTCACGCTGTGAGAAAGCAAACGTTAACGTTGCCCTTGTGGATGATGGGGGCCTAGAAATAGATGACGAAGTGGAGGAATTGTTGGAAACTGAATACACTGCAACTCCTAATTCAAAGCTCAGCAAAGGTGAAGAAAATGCAAAAGTATCTCCTCATCTCCAAGATAATACCAATCAAACATGCGATCCTGCATATTTAGAAAAAGATAATGTTTCTGGCTTGTTTCCCCTATGCCCGAAATATAGGAAGTTCCAGAAAGCTTTTGGGAGTGACAAAGTCCATACTGCAGAGATTGGTTCCAGTATTAAAGATGATCAGGTAACATCAGCTACATCCATTCATCAGAGTGAATCATTTAATGATGCCATACGAAAAGCTCAGGAGTGCACAGCTGTGCAGCTGGTCTCACAATGTGAAGAGACTCAGGTAGAaatggaagagggggagaaagaagaggaatTGAAGAGAGAATCTGTGTCTCAGAGTATCTCATATCCTATGGAGAAAACAGATGTTGCTTCTTTTCCCCAAAATTTTTCTGTTGCACCTCATGAACTTTATTCTGCACCTTTTCTAAATACATATGAGCAATACAGCAACTTGAATTTCAGTAGTATGCAAAACACAGTTGTAGCTGAAAAAACTGTGACAGGTACTGTAGTTAGGAATGATAAACCAGTCAGTGAAAATCAAGATGATTCGCttttgaagtctgatttgtgcACTCGAGAAGACATAAGCATTACATCAACTAGTGACCGAAGCAGTGTGGAAAGAGAGGTAGCTGAACACCTAGCAAAAGGTTTCTGGAGTGATATTTACAATACAGAGACTGCTTGTCAAATGCGTTTGTCACCTGCAACAGCAAAAGAATGCTCTGAACCAGTATATTCAGGAAAAAAGTCGGAGTGCCCATGGTTAGGTATCAGTCTCAGTGAGAGCCCTGAACCTTGTTCTCAAAGAACTTTTACAACTCTGAACTCTGTCAACTGCCCATTTATAAGTAATCTTGGTACTGAAGTATGCTCAAACAGCCCAGAGATAAATAGTGGAGATTATATCCAGGAACCACAACAAGAACAATGTCCATATACTTGTGTGATAAGTTTGGGAGAAGACTCTGAAACTGACACTGAGGGAGACAGTGAGTCATGTTCAGCAAGAGAACAGGAATGTGAG GTAAAACTGCCATTTAATTCACAAAGGATCATTTCACTTTCTAGAAATGACTttcagtcatttctgaaaatgcaCAAATTGACTCCTGAACAGCTGGATTGTATCCATGATATCCGAAGACGAAGTAAAAATAGAATTGCTGCACAGCGCTGTCGTAAGAGAAAACTCGACTGCATACAGAATCTTGAATCTGAAATTGAAAAACTG CAAAATGAAAAGGCGAGCTTGCTAAAGGAGCGAGATCACATTTTGTCAACGTTGGGAGAGACAAAGCAGAATCTGACTGGACTTTGCCAGCAAGTATGTAAGGAAGCAGCATTGAGTCGTGAGCAAATACAGATACTTGCAAAGTATTCCACCTTGGATTGTCCACTTTCACTTTTAATTTCTGAGAGAGAACGAACAGCTCTTGATGGCAAGCCTGTGATCCCATTGTGTATAGAATTACCAAGTGGGCTTTCAGGTGCTGTGTCGGCCAGTGAACAGAGTTCTTGCTATCCATGTGTAAGAGGCACATCTGATACCGCTTATAATCAAGTGCAGGAACTCTGTCCAATTTCTATGAAAACATCGGAGAAAACTTTACTTGTGGAACAGTGTGGACAGGGTGGTGGTATCACAGATTTCTGTCAGCAGATGACTGACAAATGCACTACAGATGAATAA